One window of Candidatus Methylomirabilota bacterium genomic DNA carries:
- the amrB gene encoding AmmeMemoRadiSam system protein B encodes MVREPAVAGAFYPADPRAVGAEVDRLLGRDPAAPAPAPARAVVVPHAGWMYSGDVAGATFAQVAVPRLAVLLGPNHTGLGLPGALMAEGTWRYPGGSVPVARELAAALLAATSDLRPDTRAHLREHALEVQVPFLHRVQPDIAIVPITLGRVDPGFCRLVGEAVGRVAAAWPEPVLVVDSTDLNHYESQAVSSRKDRLAIDAIRALDPDGLWRAVRTHDITMCGIAPTQALLWAAPLLGVRQARLVRYHTSGDVSGDLKRVVGYAGLILD; translated from the coding sequence ATGGTCCGCGAGCCGGCCGTCGCCGGCGCCTTCTATCCCGCCGACCCTCGGGCGGTCGGAGCCGAGGTGGACCGGCTGCTGGGCCGCGACCCGGCCGCCCCCGCCCCGGCTCCGGCTCGCGCGGTGGTGGTCCCCCACGCCGGCTGGATGTACTCGGGCGACGTCGCGGGCGCGACGTTCGCGCAGGTCGCCGTCCCCCGTCTCGCCGTCCTGCTCGGCCCGAACCACACCGGCCTCGGCCTCCCCGGGGCGCTCATGGCCGAGGGGACCTGGCGCTATCCCGGCGGCAGCGTGCCGGTGGCCCGGGAGCTGGCCGCCGCCCTCCTGGCCGCCACGTCGGACCTGCGGCCGGACACCCGGGCTCACCTCCGTGAGCACGCCCTCGAGGTGCAGGTGCCGTTCCTCCACCGCGTTCAACCCGACATCGCGATCGTCCCGATCACCCTCGGCCGGGTCGATCCGGGTTTCTGCCGGCTCGTCGGCGAGGCGGTGGGGCGGGTCGCGGCGGCGTGGCCGGAGCCGGTCCTGGTGGTGGACTCGACCGACCTCAACCACTACGAGTCACAGGCCGTGTCGAGCCGCAAGGACCGCCTGGCGATCGACGCCATCCGGGCACTCGACCCGGATGGGCTCTGGCGCGCCGTCCGCACGCACGACATCACGATGTGCGGCATCGCGCCCACTCAGGCGCTCCTCTGGGCCGCGCCGCTCCTCGGCGTCCGGCAGGCTCGCCTCGTCCGGTACCACACCTCGGGCGACGTCTCCGGCGACCTCAAGCGCGTCGTCGGATACGCCGGTCTGATCCTCGACTAG
- a CDS encoding ABC-F family ATP-binding cassette domain-containing protein: MIQLDGIAKAYAGQVLFRDLSWRITGRERIGLVGPNGAGKTTLCRILAGLEEPDAGRVTRDRGTTIGYLPQEVAATAAESVLGEALGGFAEVWAVEREMEAVAAALAVAPADALTARYGDLQHRFEALGGYRLETEAKAILGGLGFRDADLARPVAEFSGGWRMRAALARLLLLRPSLLLLDEPTNHLDLESLAWLEAYLGAYDGAVVVVAHDRYFLNRMVTSIADLGPDGLTVYPGSYDDYLVEREARQALREAQARNQQKRVAEIERFIERFRYKATKARQVQSRIKMLERLERIEIEGPARTIRLAFPTPPRTGRRVITLRGIHKAYGDHVVYAGIDLDVERGDRVALVGVNGAGKSTLLRILAGVLPPDRGERRLGTHVSAHYYAQHQLDALDPARTVLEELAGVAPDATQTRLRTLLGAFLFTGDTVDKKVAVLSGGEKARVALAKMLIQPAPFLCLDEPTNHLDLASRERLEAALQEFPGTIVFISHDRYFINRLATKVVEVAGGRLTVFLGTYDDYRAAVERAPEPVAVPTRAPATAPGPSARAGRRRPPGGDPAVRELRRRVEAIERQIHALEARLEELGRALADPALYLDGERVRAVAAERRSAEAEVAWLMREWEELSTALAAHE; the protein is encoded by the coding sequence GTGATCCAGCTCGACGGCATCGCCAAGGCCTACGCGGGTCAGGTGCTCTTCCGCGACCTCTCCTGGCGAATCACCGGCCGAGAGCGGATCGGCCTGGTCGGCCCCAACGGAGCCGGGAAGACGACGCTCTGCCGGATCCTGGCGGGCCTCGAGGAGCCGGACGCCGGGCGCGTGACGCGGGACCGCGGCACGACCATCGGCTACCTCCCCCAGGAGGTCGCCGCGACGGCGGCGGAGTCGGTGCTAGGGGAGGCGCTCGGCGGGTTCGCGGAAGTGTGGGCCGTCGAGCGGGAGATGGAGGCGGTCGCCGCCGCGCTGGCCGTCGCGCCGGCCGACGCCCTCACCGCGCGCTACGGCGACCTCCAGCACCGGTTCGAGGCGCTGGGAGGCTACCGGCTGGAAACCGAGGCCAAGGCGATCCTGGGGGGCCTCGGCTTCCGGGACGCGGATCTGGCGCGCCCGGTGGCCGAGTTCTCGGGCGGGTGGCGGATGCGGGCGGCGCTGGCGCGGCTCCTGCTGCTCCGGCCGTCCCTGCTGCTCCTCGACGAGCCGACCAACCACCTCGACCTCGAGTCCCTGGCGTGGCTCGAGGCCTACCTCGGCGCCTACGACGGGGCGGTGGTGGTCGTGGCCCACGATCGCTACTTCCTCAACCGCATGGTGACCTCGATCGCGGACCTCGGACCCGACGGCCTGACCGTCTACCCGGGGTCGTACGACGACTACCTCGTCGAGCGCGAGGCCCGCCAGGCCCTGCGGGAGGCGCAGGCCCGGAACCAGCAGAAGCGCGTCGCCGAGATCGAGCGCTTCATCGAGCGCTTCCGCTACAAGGCGACCAAGGCCCGTCAGGTCCAGAGCCGGATCAAGATGCTCGAGCGCCTGGAGCGCATCGAGATCGAGGGCCCGGCCCGCACGATCCGGCTCGCGTTCCCCACCCCCCCGCGCACCGGACGGCGGGTCATCACGCTCCGAGGCATCCACAAGGCCTACGGCGACCACGTCGTCTACGCCGGCATCGACCTCGACGTCGAGCGAGGCGATCGCGTCGCCCTGGTCGGCGTCAACGGCGCCGGCAAGTCGACCCTCCTCCGGATCCTGGCCGGGGTGTTGCCTCCCGATCGTGGCGAGCGGAGGCTCGGGACCCACGTCAGCGCCCACTATTACGCCCAGCACCAGCTCGACGCGCTCGATCCCGCCCGCACGGTCCTCGAGGAGCTGGCCGGCGTGGCGCCCGACGCGACCCAGACCCGGCTGCGGACGCTGCTGGGGGCCTTTCTCTTCACCGGCGACACCGTCGACAAGAAGGTCGCGGTCCTCTCCGGCGGAGAGAAGGCGCGGGTCGCGCTGGCCAAGATGCTCATCCAGCCGGCGCCGTTCCTCTGTCTCGACGAGCCCACCAACCACCTCGATCTCGCCTCACGCGAGCGGCTCGAAGCGGCCCTCCAGGAGTTTCCCGGGACCATCGTGTTCATCTCTCACGACCGCTACTTCATCAATCGACTGGCCACCAAGGTCGTCGAGGTGGCGGGGGGCCGGCTGACCGTCTTCCTCGGGACCTACGACGATTACCGGGCCGCCGTCGAGCGGGCGCCGGAGCCGGTGGCGGTTCCGACCCGGGCCCCGGCCACCGCGCCGGGACCGAGCGCGCGGGCGGGCCGACGCCGGCCGCCCGGCGGCGACCCCGCCGTGCGCGAGCTGAGGCGGCGCGTCGAGGCGATCGAGCGGCAAATCCACGCGCTCGAGGCGCGGCTCGAGGAGCTGGGACGGGCTCTCGCCGACCCTGCCCTCTACCTGGACGGCGAGCGGGTCCGGGCCGTCGCGGCGGAACGCAGGAGCGCGGAGGCCGAGGTGGCGTGGCTCATGCGCGAGTGGGAGGAGCTGTCGACCGCCTTGGCCGCCCACGAGTAG
- the alaC gene encoding alanine transaminase: protein MEEFYRIKRLPPYVFAIVNDLKVKARARGEDIIDLGMGNPDLPTPPHIVDKLIQAARNPKNHRYSASKGIRRLRVAIAAWYRKRFGVELDPESEAVATIGSKEGLAHLVLALLQPGDAVLVPNPAYPIHAYSVVIADGDLRSVPLVPGEDFFARLEEAVRLAWPKPKGLLINFPHNPTTQVTDRGFFERVVAFAREHRLWVIHDFTYADLAFDGYRPSSFLEIPGAKEVGVEFFSLTKSYNMAGWRLGFACGNPGMINALARMKSYLDYGVFQPIQIAAIVALEGPQACVGEIVETYRKRRDVLVNGLTRIGWKVDLPRATMFVWAPIPEAFRGLGSLEFAKLLINEAKVAVSPGIGFGEYGEGFVRFALVENEHRIRQAVRGIKSFLR, encoded by the coding sequence GTGGAAGAGTTCTACCGCATCAAACGGCTCCCCCCGTACGTCTTCGCCATCGTCAACGACCTCAAGGTCAAGGCGCGCGCCCGCGGTGAGGACATCATCGACCTCGGCATGGGGAACCCGGACCTGCCCACGCCGCCGCACATCGTGGACAAGCTGATCCAGGCGGCGCGCAACCCGAAGAACCATCGCTATTCGGCCTCGAAGGGGATCCGCCGGCTCCGGGTCGCCATCGCCGCCTGGTACCGCAAGCGCTTCGGGGTCGAGCTCGACCCCGAGAGCGAGGCCGTCGCCACCATCGGCTCCAAGGAAGGCCTGGCCCATCTGGTTCTGGCCCTTCTCCAGCCCGGCGACGCCGTGCTCGTCCCCAATCCGGCCTACCCGATTCACGCCTACTCGGTCGTGATCGCCGACGGAGACCTGCGGTCGGTCCCGCTGGTGCCGGGCGAGGACTTCTTCGCACGCCTCGAGGAGGCCGTCCGGCTGGCCTGGCCCAAGCCGAAGGGCCTCCTCATCAACTTTCCCCACAACCCGACGACGCAGGTGACCGACCGCGGCTTCTTCGAGCGCGTGGTCGCCTTTGCCCGCGAGCACCGGCTGTGGGTGATCCACGACTTCACGTACGCCGATCTCGCGTTCGACGGCTACCGGCCGTCCTCGTTTCTGGAGATCCCGGGGGCCAAGGAGGTCGGGGTCGAGTTCTTCTCGCTGACCAAGTCGTACAACATGGCCGGATGGCGGCTCGGCTTCGCCTGCGGCAATCCCGGCATGATCAACGCGCTGGCCCGGATGAAGTCGTACCTCGACTACGGCGTCTTCCAGCCGATCCAGATCGCGGCGATCGTGGCGCTCGAGGGGCCACAGGCCTGCGTCGGCGAGATCGTGGAAACCTATCGCAAGCGGCGCGACGTCCTCGTCAACGGCCTCACCCGCATCGGGTGGAAGGTGGACCTGCCCCGCGCCACGATGTTCGTCTGGGCCCCGATCCCCGAGGCCTTCCGGGGCCTGGGCTCGCTCGAGTTCGCCAAGCTGCTCATCAACGAGGCGAAGGTGGCGGTCTCGCCCGGCATCGGCTTCGGCGAGTACGGGGAAGGCTTCGTGCGCTTCGCCCTGGTCGAGAACGAGCATCGCATCCGCCAGGCCGTGCGGGGCATCAAGAGCTTCCTCCGGTGA
- a CDS encoding homoserine dehydrogenase codes for MNEIGIGLLGIGTVGGGVLKIYRQNQTALEAKAGCRLRIPAVADRDVTTPRAGLTLAEWPLTTEVERVLGDAGVAVVIELIGGLEPARTFILRAMAAGKHVVTANKALIATHGPELFEAARRRGVLLGFEAAVAGGVPIIRALRDGLAANRILSLYGIVNGTANFILTKMTVEGREFREVLREAQAAGYAEADPTLDIEGIDSAHKLQILASLAFRTAVDLKEIHTEGITAITPEEIANARELGYRIKLLAVAKATDGALEARVHPTMIPATSPLAAVSGVFNAIFVAGDAVGDQMFYGRGAGQMPTASAVWSDVIEIARRLAHGHDALPEDLPLIEASGPGRLRLRAMEEIRSAYYLRVMAQDRPGVLSQVAGVLGHHDISIASVLQKGRGEVAAVPVVMMTHEARERNMRAALEEIDRLPVVADRTVMVRVEDRLPS; via the coding sequence GTGAACGAGATCGGCATCGGGCTTCTCGGGATCGGCACCGTGGGCGGGGGCGTCCTGAAGATCTACCGCCAGAATCAGACCGCCCTCGAGGCGAAGGCCGGCTGCCGTCTCCGGATCCCGGCGGTCGCCGACCGCGACGTCACCACCCCCCGGGCCGGCCTCACGCTCGCCGAGTGGCCCCTGACGACCGAGGTGGAGCGGGTCCTCGGCGACGCGGGCGTGGCCGTCGTGATCGAGCTGATCGGCGGGCTCGAGCCCGCTCGCACGTTCATCCTCCGCGCGATGGCGGCCGGCAAGCACGTGGTGACGGCGAACAAGGCGCTCATCGCCACGCACGGGCCCGAGCTGTTCGAGGCGGCCCGGCGGCGGGGGGTGCTGCTCGGCTTCGAGGCGGCGGTGGCCGGCGGCGTCCCGATCATCCGGGCATTGCGCGACGGCCTGGCCGCCAACCGCATCCTCTCGCTCTACGGCATCGTCAACGGCACCGCCAACTTCATCCTGACCAAGATGACCGTCGAGGGCCGGGAGTTCCGGGAGGTGCTGCGAGAGGCGCAGGCCGCGGGGTACGCCGAGGCCGATCCGACCCTCGACATCGAGGGGATCGACTCCGCTCACAAGCTCCAGATCCTGGCCTCGCTGGCGTTCCGGACGGCCGTGGATCTCAAGGAGATCCACACCGAGGGCATCACCGCCATCACCCCGGAGGAGATCGCCAACGCTCGGGAGCTCGGCTACCGGATCAAGCTCCTCGCCGTCGCCAAGGCGACCGACGGGGCACTCGAGGCGCGCGTCCATCCCACGATGATCCCGGCCACCTCGCCCCTGGCGGCCGTCTCGGGCGTGTTCAATGCGATCTTCGTCGCGGGAGACGCGGTCGGCGATCAGATGTTCTACGGCCGGGGAGCCGGCCAGATGCCGACCGCGTCCGCCGTCTGGTCGGACGTGATCGAGATCGCGCGCCGCCTGGCCCACGGCCACGACGCGCTGCCCGAGGATCTCCCCCTCATCGAGGCCAGCGGACCCGGCCGGCTTCGGCTTCGGGCCATGGAGGAGATCCGCTCGGCGTACTACCTCCGCGTCATGGCGCAGGACCGCCCGGGCGTCCTTTCCCAGGTCGCCGGCGTGCTCGGGCACCACGACATCTCGATCGCCTCGGTGCTCCAGAAGGGGCGGGGAGAGGTCGCGGCGGTGCCGGTCGTCATGATGACCCACGAGGCCCGGGAGCGGAACATGCGCGCGGCGCTCGAGGAGATCGATCGCCTGCCGGTCGTGGCCGACCGCACCGTCATGGTGCGAGTGGAGGATCGCCTCCCGTCCTGA
- a CDS encoding aspartate kinase, with protein MSLIVQKYGGSSVADPEKIKGVARRVVETAKAGHRVVVVVSAMGKTTDGLIRLAHEITPAPNARELDMLLATGEQVSIALLAMATEALGYRARSFTGEQAGIRTDEAHTRARIVGIDADKVRRALDDGHVAIVAGFQGVTAGDDITTLGRGGSDLTAVALAAALQADVCEIYTDVDGVYTADPNIVPEARKLSRISYDEMLEMASLGARVLQSRSVEFAKKYGVPVHVRSTFKADLGTLVTKEDPRMEAVIVTGVTHDRTQAKVSILRVPDRPGIAAQVFGAVADHGIVVDMIVQNISRDGYTDISFTLARTDREKTVTVLSEVARRIGAEGATYDDRIAKVSIVGVGMRSHSGVAARMFQALSREGINIQMISTSEIAVSCVIEDKYAELAVRALHEVFELASEPSPSR; from the coding sequence GTGAGCCTGATCGTCCAGAAATACGGCGGTTCCTCGGTGGCCGACCCCGAGAAGATCAAGGGGGTCGCTCGCCGGGTCGTCGAGACGGCGAAGGCGGGCCACCGGGTCGTGGTGGTCGTTTCCGCGATGGGGAAGACGACCGACGGCCTCATCCGCCTCGCCCACGAGATCACCCCAGCCCCGAACGCGCGTGAGCTGGACATGCTGCTCGCCACGGGCGAGCAGGTCTCGATCGCCCTGCTGGCGATGGCGACCGAAGCACTCGGCTACCGGGCGCGCTCGTTCACCGGCGAGCAGGCGGGCATCCGGACCGACGAGGCCCACACGCGCGCCCGCATCGTCGGCATCGACGCGGACAAGGTGCGGCGGGCGCTCGACGACGGGCACGTCGCCATCGTGGCCGGCTTCCAGGGCGTGACGGCCGGGGACGACATCACCACCCTCGGCCGTGGCGGATCAGACCTCACCGCCGTGGCCCTGGCCGCCGCGCTACAGGCCGACGTGTGCGAGATCTACACCGACGTGGACGGCGTGTACACGGCCGATCCGAACATCGTGCCGGAGGCCCGGAAGCTCTCCCGTATCTCCTACGACGAGATGCTCGAAATGGCGAGCCTGGGCGCCCGGGTGCTGCAGTCCCGCTCCGTCGAGTTCGCCAAGAAGTACGGGGTACCGGTACACGTCCGATCGACCTTCAAGGCCGACCTGGGCACGCTCGTCACCAAGGAGGACCCCCGCATGGAAGCCGTCATCGTGACCGGGGTCACCCATGATCGCACGCAGGCGAAGGTCTCCATCCTGCGCGTGCCGGACCGCCCGGGGATCGCCGCCCAGGTCTTCGGGGCCGTCGCCGACCACGGGATCGTCGTGGACATGATCGTCCAGAACATCAGCCGTGACGGCTACACCGACATCTCCTTCACGCTGGCCCGCACCGACCGCGAGAAAACGGTCACCGTCCTCAGCGAGGTGGCGCGGCGGATCGGGGCGGAGGGGGCGACCTACGACGACCGCATCGCCAAGGTGTCGATCGTCGGGGTCGGCATGCGCAGCCACTCGGGGGTCGCAGCCCGGATGTTTCAGGCGCTCTCCCGCGAGGGGATCAACATCCAGATGATCTCCACCTCCGAGATCGCGGTGTCGTGCGTGATCGAGGACAAGTACGCCGAGCTCGCGGTCCGCGCCCTCCACGAGGTGTTCGAGCTCGCCTCCGAGCCCTCGCCCTCGCGCTGA
- a CDS encoding XdhC/CoxI family protein, protein MSEFFDQLEHLRSLEGRAALATLVSTRGTTPRKEGAKMWVGEGGRILGSVTIGGCVDAQVMAEAEDVLTGATPRLLELSLGDEDAWEIGLTCGGTIEVFLEPVSLGPTDQVRDGALPFYEELRGHVAGGRAGALVTRLDPPQAGSKLLVLDDGRRAGTLGEPALDEAAAALAREAFASGASRTVEIGPASRVRGFLEVHMPPPTLLVVGAGHVAMPLTTLAKTLGFRTVVVDGRPRLATRERFPEADELVVGIPSEAARRVPFAPSTAVVLVAHDYKYDIPVLRHVLGTPAGYVGMLGSRRRGEAILKLLREEGVTEDLLARLRVPIGLDLGARSAPEIALAILAEIVAARYGGTGRPLYVEKGGRPSPVATGG, encoded by the coding sequence GTGAGCGAGTTCTTCGACCAGCTCGAGCACCTGCGAAGCCTCGAAGGCCGGGCCGCGCTGGCCACGCTCGTCAGCACGCGTGGCACCACGCCTCGCAAGGAAGGCGCCAAGATGTGGGTCGGCGAGGGCGGGCGCATTCTCGGGTCGGTGACGATCGGGGGCTGCGTCGACGCCCAGGTCATGGCGGAGGCCGAGGACGTCCTGACCGGAGCCACGCCTCGACTGCTGGAGCTGTCGCTCGGGGACGAGGATGCCTGGGAGATCGGGCTCACCTGTGGCGGGACGATCGAGGTCTTCCTGGAGCCCGTCTCCCTCGGCCCCACCGACCAGGTGCGGGACGGAGCGTTGCCGTTTTACGAAGAGCTCCGGGGGCACGTGGCCGGGGGTCGGGCCGGCGCCCTCGTGACGCGGCTCGATCCTCCGCAGGCGGGGTCGAAGCTGCTCGTCCTCGACGACGGCCGCCGCGCCGGCACGCTCGGCGAGCCCGCCCTCGACGAGGCGGCGGCGGCGCTGGCCCGCGAGGCCTTCGCGAGCGGCGCGTCGCGCACGGTCGAGATCGGCCCCGCCAGCAGGGTCCGCGGCTTTCTCGAAGTCCACATGCCGCCCCCGACGCTCCTGGTCGTGGGCGCCGGCCACGTCGCCATGCCGCTCACGACCCTCGCGAAGACCCTCGGATTCCGCACGGTCGTCGTGGACGGCCGTCCGCGGCTGGCCACCCGCGAGCGCTTTCCCGAGGCCGACGAGCTGGTGGTCGGCATCCCGTCGGAAGCGGCGCGCCGGGTGCCCTTCGCGCCCTCGACGGCGGTGGTGCTGGTAGCGCACGACTACAAGTACGACATCCCGGTCCTGCGGCACGTCCTCGGGACGCCGGCCGGGTACGTCGGGATGCTCGGGAGCCGCCGGCGCGGTGAGGCGATCCTGAAGCTTCTCCGGGAGGAGGGCGTGACCGAGGATCTGCTGGCCCGCCTCCGGGTCCCGATCGGCCTCGATCTCGGGGCCCGCAGTGCCCCGGAGATCGCCCTGGCGATTCTCGCGGAGATCGTCGCCGCGCGCTACGGCGGCACGGGCCGACCCCTCTACGTGGAGAAGGGCGGACGGCCGAGCCCGGTCGCGACCGGCGGATGA
- a CDS encoding VWA domain-containing protein, producing the protein MAAVSVPARPLPSDLLTATVRFCRLLRARGLGITPAESRDALRTLELIDLTDRAEVHRALRTVLVTRPEEFSTFDAAFDAFWGGITSPASVTGPAGETQPPAIDAHFPRAPKTALEFADWTEFGEGEGEPVGLPGLSDIEAMLGKDFSSFAAEELEEIARLAAQLARRLATRKSRRLTPSRRRGRVDLRRTMRTSLTRGEPVELARRRRKILKTKLVVLCDVSGSMDLYSRLLVQFLYALQNQLGRMETFVFSTRLHRITDELRGQTYGSALARLGEVRDWSGGTKIGESLRAFLADWRHLLDRDTVVIVLSDGWDTGDPAILAETLLRMRRRAGKVIWLNPLLGSPDYQPLTQGMIAALPHVDVFLPAHNLESLRALARHLKP; encoded by the coding sequence GTGGCGGCCGTGAGCGTGCCGGCTCGCCCGCTCCCGAGCGATCTCCTCACGGCCACCGTCCGGTTCTGCCGGCTTCTCCGGGCCCGCGGCCTCGGCATCACTCCTGCCGAGAGCCGCGACGCCCTCCGGACCCTCGAGCTGATCGACCTCACGGACCGGGCGGAGGTACACCGGGCCCTGCGCACGGTGCTCGTCACCCGACCCGAGGAGTTCTCCACCTTCGACGCCGCATTCGACGCCTTCTGGGGCGGCATCACGAGTCCGGCGTCAGTGACCGGGCCGGCCGGGGAGACGCAGCCGCCCGCGATCGATGCCCACTTCCCGCGCGCTCCAAAGACGGCCCTCGAGTTCGCCGACTGGACCGAGTTCGGCGAAGGCGAAGGGGAGCCGGTGGGGCTGCCGGGGCTCTCGGACATCGAGGCGATGCTCGGCAAGGACTTCTCGTCGTTCGCCGCCGAGGAGCTCGAGGAAATCGCGCGGCTGGCCGCTCAGCTGGCGCGCCGGCTGGCCACCCGCAAGAGCCGCCGGCTGACGCCCTCGCGCCGGCGCGGGCGGGTGGACCTGCGGCGGACGATGCGGACCAGCCTCACGCGCGGGGAGCCCGTCGAGCTCGCCCGTCGCCGGCGGAAGATCCTCAAGACCAAGCTCGTCGTCCTGTGTGACGTGTCGGGCTCGATGGACCTCTACAGCCGGCTCCTCGTCCAGTTCCTCTATGCACTCCAGAACCAGCTCGGCCGGATGGAGACGTTCGTCTTCTCCACCCGGCTCCACCGGATCACCGACGAGCTGCGCGGCCAGACGTACGGCTCGGCGCTGGCGCGGCTCGGCGAGGTCCGCGACTGGTCGGGCGGGACCAAGATCGGCGAGAGCCTGCGGGCATTCCTCGCGGACTGGCGACATCTGCTCGACCGCGACACGGTCGTCATCGTCCTGTCGGATGGCTGGGATACCGGGGACCCGGCGATCCTGGCCGAGACGCTCCTCCGGATGCGCCGCCGGGCCGGCAAGGTCATCTGGCTGAACCCGCTGCTCGGGAGTCCCGATTACCAGCCACTGACTCAAGGGATGATCGCAGCCCTGCCGCACGTGGACGTCTTTCTGCCCGCGCACAATCTCGAGTCGCTCCGCGCGCTCGCCCGCCACCTGAAACCCTGA
- a CDS encoding MoxR family ATPase has protein sequence MREEIRKIQALMEEAAYITEPAIATAVHLGMTLGKPLLVEGHAGVGKTEIAKVLARVLDTNLIRLQCYEGLDAATALYEWNYPKQLLRIKLEEREARSVAEKEADIFAEPFLLKRPLLQAITQHGKPPVLLVDEIDRSDLEFESFLLEVLSDFQVTIPEIGTIRATHRPHVVLTSNRSRDLSDALRRRCLYLWIDYPSFEKEIRILRTKVPGVNERLAGQVARAMQSLRRMKLAKVPGVAETLDWAAALAALHADHLDAELVRETLGCVLKEVEDVKRLEADLAAGRLSELLES, from the coding sequence ATGCGCGAAGAGATCCGGAAAATTCAGGCCCTGATGGAGGAGGCCGCCTACATCACGGAGCCCGCCATCGCGACCGCCGTCCATCTGGGCATGACCCTCGGGAAGCCCCTGCTGGTCGAGGGTCACGCCGGCGTGGGGAAGACCGAGATCGCCAAGGTGCTGGCGCGGGTCCTCGACACGAACCTGATCCGGCTCCAGTGCTACGAGGGGCTCGACGCCGCCACCGCCCTCTACGAGTGGAACTACCCGAAGCAGCTCCTCCGGATCAAGCTCGAGGAGCGCGAGGCGCGCTCGGTCGCCGAAAAGGAGGCCGACATCTTCGCCGAGCCCTTCCTCCTCAAGCGCCCGCTGCTTCAGGCCATCACGCAGCACGGCAAGCCTCCCGTCCTGCTCGTCGACGAGATCGACCGGTCCGATCTCGAGTTCGAGAGCTTTCTCCTGGAAGTGCTCTCCGATTTCCAGGTGACGATCCCCGAGATCGGGACCATCCGGGCGACCCACCGGCCGCATGTCGTGCTGACCTCCAACCGCTCGCGGGACCTTTCGGATGCCCTGCGTCGCCGCTGTCTCTACCTCTGGATCGACTACCCGTCGTTCGAGAAGGAAATCCGGATCCTTCGGACCAAGGTCCCCGGCGTCAACGAGCGACTGGCCGGTCAGGTCGCGCGAGCGATGCAGAGCCTCCGGCGGATGAAGCTCGCCAAGGTCCCCGGTGTCGCCGAGACCCTCGACTGGGCGGCCGCGCTGGCCGCGCTCCACGCCGACCACCTCGATGCGGAGCTCGTCCGGGAGACCCTGGGGTGTGTCCTCAAGGAGGTCGAGGACGTCAAGCGGCTCGAGGCCGACCTCGCGGCGGGTCGGCTGTCGGAGCTCCTGGAAAGCTGA